The Triticum aestivum cultivar Chinese Spring chromosome 3A, IWGSC CS RefSeq v2.1, whole genome shotgun sequence genome includes a region encoding these proteins:
- the LOC123060554 gene encoding uncharacterized protein yields MSRILTTLTIPESPHLNRNALQLRGLKGSNLARYPTILCDIVFIIRKNKCSGEGHIWVGRVGQARADPRVRMTATIRAARHNQLGFVIFGLCMGKIPDVHTPSPGKLSALEKALIIIFERKSEFVVKSSILWLKLTTSIT; encoded by the exons ATGTCCCGGATATTGACAACACTGACAATCCCAGAGAGCCCCCATCTCAATCGCAACGCACTCCAACTCCGTGGCCTCAAAG GGTCCAACTTGGCAAGATACCCGACCATATTATGTGATATTGTTTTCATTATCCGGAAGAATAAGTGCTCTGGAGAAGGCCATATTTGGGTGGGCCGTGTGGGGCAGGCTCGCGCTGATCCACGTGTGAGGATGACCGCAACGATTCGTGCTGCACGGCACAACCAGTTAGGATTCGTCATATTTGG GTTATGTATGGGCAAGATACCCGACGTCCATACGCCGTCACCAGGAAAATTAAGTGCATTGGAGAAGGCATTAATAATTATTTTTGAAAGAAAGTCAGAGTTTGTGGTCAAGAGTTCAATTCTTTGGCTGAAGCTTACGACTTCTATAACCTAG
- the LOC123058070 gene encoding probable carboxylesterase 15, which produces MRSRRTACLGSFAQPPFHTFCLRAAAELPAVVLSVQYRLAPEHRLPAAINDGAAFLSWLRGQAELGAGADPWLARTFLSGDSAGANLAHHVTVRAASGQIAVSPARVVGYILLSAFFAGAERTATEADLPAGVSLTTAMADQLWRMSLPVGASLDHPLANPFGPESPSLAPVELPPALVVAPLSDVLRDRVLGYGARLKDMGKAVEVVQFEGEQHGFSVRQPFGEAADELLRVIKRFVYRGN; this is translated from the coding sequence ATGCGGTCACGTCGTACTGCATGCCTCGGCTCCTTCGCGCAGCCGCCCTTCCACACGTTctgcctccgcgccgccgccgagctcccgGCCGTCGTGTTGTCCGTGCAGTACCGCCTCGCCCCCGAGCACCGCCTCCCCGCGGCCATCAACGACGGCGCAGCTTTCTTGTCCTGGCTGCGCGGCCAGGCCGAGCTTGGTGCCGGCGCCGACCCGTGGCTCGCCCGGACGTTCCTCTCCGGCGACTCGGCGGGTGCCAACCTGGCCCACCACGTCACGGTCCGCGCAGCGTCGGGGCAGATCGCGGTCAGCCCGGCGCGCGTCGTCGGGTACATCCTCCTCTCCGCGTTCTTCGCTGGGGCCGAGCGCACGGCGACGGAGGCCGACCTGCCGGCGGGCGTGTCCCTGACGACCGCGATGGCCGACCAGCTCTGGCGCATGTCGCTGCCGGTGGGGGCTAGCTTGGACCACCCGCTGGCCAACCCGTTCGGCCCGGAGAGCCCGAGCCTCGCGCCGGTGGAGCTCCCGCCGGCGCTCGTCGTGGCGCCGTTGAGCGACGTGCTCCGCGACCGCGTGCTGGGCTACGGGGCGAGGCTGAAGGACATGGGGAAGGCCGTCGAGGTTGTCCAGTTCGAGGGGGAGCAGCATGGCTTCTCCGTCCGCCAGCCGTTCGGCGAGGCGGCCGACGAGTTGCTGCGGGTGATCAAGCGGTTCGTCTACCGCGGCAACTGA